The Fibrobacter sp. genome includes a region encoding these proteins:
- a CDS encoding sugar transferase encodes MIRATTLERVLVVLSDFVALSICFGLAFWVQFHSGWIVDKFDPNKAFAEYYHMGLVLNIGWLVLFTCAGLYRSWLLQSRTHQILRVLRAVALGIVLVIVCLFGAEFIGKVFSNEPLSSGYLYGSRFPWIFIYGGFSLCLVVLLRMLIYTCLRGLLRLGYGANNILVLGATESGRKIAEALAKNPERGQRVIGFVDERFQVMDHEFAGVPVLGKYADLPALIKKLKVTGIIIAHESNSPQEIMRILVWICENPLHIYLVPELYGVVNGQFKANLVYGFELQELFPFTMPPWQVRVKRIIDILFGAFLGICSLPVCLFAAIAIKLYDRGPIFYSQERIGLYGKPFMVYKFRTMRTDAEKFGAQWATKDDPRITGIGKFLRKTRIDELPQILCVLKGDMSMVGPRPERAVFIGKLREQIPFYISRLKMKPGLTGWAQVCHHYDTSTEDVKIKLQYDMYYYENMSLLLDFQILVRTVYVVLTGKGAQ; translated from the coding sequence ATGATTCGAGCTACCACATTGGAACGAGTTCTCGTGGTCCTGTCGGACTTCGTTGCTTTGTCCATTTGCTTTGGCTTGGCGTTTTGGGTTCAGTTTCACAGCGGTTGGATTGTAGACAAGTTTGACCCCAACAAGGCTTTTGCGGAATACTACCACATGGGTCTTGTATTGAATATTGGCTGGCTTGTCCTTTTTACCTGTGCTGGTCTTTACCGTTCTTGGCTATTGCAATCTAGAACCCACCAGATTCTTAGGGTTCTTCGCGCGGTTGCCTTGGGAATCGTTCTTGTAATCGTCTGCCTCTTCGGAGCCGAGTTCATAGGGAAGGTTTTTTCCAATGAACCGTTGAGCAGTGGTTATCTTTATGGATCCCGCTTCCCATGGATCTTTATCTACGGCGGATTCTCTCTCTGTCTTGTAGTCCTCCTACGTATGTTGATCTACACTTGCCTGCGAGGTTTGCTTCGTCTTGGCTATGGTGCGAACAACATTCTTGTTCTTGGTGCAACTGAGTCTGGTCGAAAGATTGCCGAAGCTCTTGCAAAGAATCCGGAACGGGGACAGCGTGTCATTGGCTTTGTCGATGAACGTTTCCAGGTGATGGATCATGAATTTGCTGGTGTGCCGGTTTTGGGCAAGTATGCGGATCTTCCGGCTTTGATTAAAAAGCTGAAGGTTACGGGTATTATTATTGCGCACGAAAGCAATTCCCCTCAGGAAATTATGCGTATCCTGGTTTGGATTTGCGAGAATCCGTTGCATATTTATTTGGTTCCGGAACTTTATGGTGTAGTCAATGGACAGTTTAAGGCCAACCTGGTTTATGGTTTTGAACTTCAGGAACTGTTCCCCTTTACCATGCCGCCTTGGCAGGTTCGCGTAAAGCGCATTATCGATATTCTGTTTGGTGCTTTCCTCGGGATCTGTTCCTTGCCGGTTTGCCTTTTTGCTGCCATTGCGATTAAGCTTTACGACCGTGGTCCCATCTTCTATTCCCAGGAACGAATTGGCTTGTATGGCAAGCCGTTCATGGTGTACAAGTTCCGTACTATGCGAACCGATGCGGAAAAATTTGGTGCTCAGTGGGCAACCAAGGATGACCCCCGCATTACAGGTATCGGCAAGTTCCTCCGCAAGACTCGTATCGATGAACTTCCTCAGATTCTTTGTGTGCTGAAGGGTGATATGAGCATGGTTGGGCCTCGTCCTGAACGTGCTGTGTTTATTGGAAAGCTTCGTGAACAGATTCCCTTCTATATCAGCCGCTTGAAAATGAAGCCAGGCCTTACAGGCTGGGCTCAGGTGTGCCATCACTATGATACCAGCACTGAAGATGTGAAGATTAAGCTCCAATATGATATGTACTACTACGAGAATATGAGCCTGTTGTTGGATTTCCAGATTCTTGTTCGTACAGTCTATGTTGTTTTAACAGGAAAGGGCGCTCAGTAG